A stretch of Corallococcus macrosporus DNA encodes these proteins:
- a CDS encoding AAA family ATPase, which translates to MSAENKAITRIHVEGYRSLQNVDLEPGRVTVLIGANGAGKSNLLSLLRMVALMRTQSLRRYVGEAGGASALLHYGPKLTRELNIRLEFEQKTGANAYVARLGYAAGDTLLFLDETVEHRRAGSDVTKLTSLGAGHKESILEEAAGEQGGPTAKTVRWWLSKTNFFHFHDTSFAAPLRQNSRQEDVRFLRSDGSNLAAYLRSLEISEEPAKQAAWRRISQLVRRVAPFIKSLQPTLVDPAHPDTSSVRLDWVDERDQLFGPHHLSDGTLRCIALFTALGQPVESLPAFLSIDEPELGLHPAALGILASLVRSTSTHAQILLATQSPALLDLFEPQEVVVTERAQGATTFRRLDPERLKGWLEDYSLSELYEKNVLGGRP; encoded by the coding sequence ATGTCCGCTGAGAACAAAGCCATCACGCGCATCCACGTTGAAGGTTACAGGTCGCTCCAGAACGTCGACCTGGAACCCGGTCGTGTGACGGTCCTCATCGGCGCCAACGGAGCGGGCAAGTCGAACCTGCTCTCCCTCTTGCGGATGGTCGCACTGATGCGGACGCAGTCGCTCCGCCGGTATGTCGGGGAGGCGGGTGGCGCCTCCGCACTCCTGCACTATGGGCCCAAGCTGACGAGAGAGCTGAACATCCGCCTGGAGTTCGAGCAGAAGACGGGAGCGAATGCCTATGTCGCGCGCCTGGGATATGCGGCGGGCGACACGCTTCTGTTCCTGGACGAAACCGTCGAGCATCGACGTGCCGGAAGCGACGTGACCAAGCTCACATCGCTGGGCGCGGGGCACAAGGAGTCCATCCTGGAAGAAGCCGCGGGCGAGCAGGGTGGCCCGACCGCCAAGACCGTGAGGTGGTGGCTGTCGAAGACAAACTTCTTCCACTTCCACGACACCTCGTTCGCCGCTCCGCTGCGTCAGAACTCCCGTCAGGAAGACGTGCGCTTCCTTCGGTCTGATGGAAGCAACCTGGCTGCGTACCTGCGGTCGCTTGAGATCAGTGAAGAGCCCGCGAAGCAGGCGGCATGGCGCCGCATCAGCCAGCTCGTCAGGCGTGTGGCCCCCTTCATCAAGAGCCTGCAGCCAACCCTGGTCGACCCGGCACACCCGGACACATCGAGCGTGCGGCTGGACTGGGTGGACGAGCGAGACCAGCTCTTCGGTCCGCACCATCTCTCGGATGGAACGCTGCGGTGCATCGCACTGTTCACCGCGCTCGGTCAGCCTGTGGAATCGCTCCCTGCGTTCCTCAGTATCGATGAGCCGGAGCTCGGGCTTCACCCAGCCGCGCTCGGCATCCTTGCCAGCCTTGTCCGCTCCACCAGCACCCACGCGCAGATCCTGCTGGCGACGCAGTCGCCAGCGCTGCTCGACCTGTTCGAGCCTCAGGAGGTCGTTGTCACGGAGAGGGCCCAGGGCGCCACGACGTTCCGGCGGCTCGACCCCGAACGGCTGAAGGGTTGGCTTGAGGACTACAGCCTGTCCGAGCTCTACGAGAAGAACGTCCTCGGGGGACGCCCGTGA
- a CDS encoding DUF4276 family protein → MKRLIIVVEGQTEEGFVKGVLCPHLNARSIYTSVIIVTTRRDALTGAKLDKGGGFWRNWDRDLRRVMGENSGPDVAFTTLIDLYGLPKDFPQLEALSRIGDTRHRASEVEDVISKQFGDRRLIPYVQRHEFEALVLASLGELARVLDAEDDLRGLEQLRSEIAAYPPEDVNDGPKSAPSKRLLARIPSYGKTLHGPLAVESTGLASLRAACPRFDAWVTRLEGL, encoded by the coding sequence GTGAAGCGGCTCATCATCGTCGTGGAAGGGCAGACTGAGGAAGGGTTCGTGAAGGGAGTCCTATGCCCACACCTGAATGCGCGCTCCATCTATACATCTGTCATCATCGTGACGACCCGCCGCGATGCACTCACGGGCGCCAAACTCGACAAGGGCGGGGGCTTCTGGAGGAATTGGGACAGGGATCTGAGGCGCGTCATGGGCGAGAACTCAGGCCCCGACGTGGCATTCACCACGCTGATTGATCTCTACGGGTTGCCCAAGGACTTTCCTCAACTCGAAGCTCTGTCCAGGATCGGTGACACCCGTCATCGTGCGTCCGAAGTAGAGGATGTGATCTCCAAGCAGTTCGGGGACCGCCGACTCATCCCGTATGTTCAGCGGCACGAGTTCGAGGCATTGGTGCTCGCCAGTCTTGGCGAGCTGGCGCGAGTGCTGGACGCAGAAGATGATCTGCGGGGACTCGAGCAGCTTCGCTCCGAGATCGCGGCATATCCACCGGAGGACGTGAATGATGGCCCTAAGAGCGCGCCATCTAAACGACTCCTTGCGAGGATTCCGAGCTATGGGAAGACGCTCCATGGCCCCCTCGCGGTCGAATCAACCGGACTCGCAAGTCTTCGGGCTGCGTGTCCTCGTTTCGATGCCTGGGTGACGAGGCTCGAAGGGCTCTAG